The following are from one region of the Bradyrhizobium septentrionale genome:
- a CDS encoding type III polyketide synthase has translation MSYNRQTAALVSMATAVPPHRFHQGQVLQAARNLLADRYPEFETLSSLFANTGIQRRYGVKPIEWYLERRSWPERTQAFLEGAEALYVDVARKAIARANLTGSDIDIVVTVCSTGIATPTLDARVAGKLGLRTDVSRVPVFGLGCAGGVSGLSIASRLAEARPGANVLLVALELCTLAVRHDELTKANIVAASLFGDGAAAIVLRAGDGGATRIEASGEKLWPDTLDIMGWTVDPEGFGVVFQRTIPDFVRDNLGPAVAEILTRMQLTAGDIDRFLCHPGGTKVIAALERALALDQGTLDHEREVIAACGNMSAPTALFVLERARAKGLPPRSLLTALGPGFTLSCVALRHAA, from the coding sequence ATGAGCTACAACAGGCAGACGGCCGCGCTTGTCTCCATGGCGACCGCGGTTCCACCGCATCGATTCCACCAGGGACAAGTCCTGCAGGCCGCGCGAAACCTTCTGGCCGACCGCTATCCCGAATTCGAGACGCTCTCCAGCCTGTTCGCCAACACCGGCATTCAGCGTCGCTACGGCGTGAAGCCGATCGAATGGTATCTCGAACGGCGCAGTTGGCCGGAGCGGACGCAAGCCTTTCTCGAGGGTGCGGAGGCGCTGTATGTCGACGTCGCCCGCAAGGCGATCGCCCGTGCCAACCTGACCGGCAGCGACATCGATATCGTCGTCACGGTGTGTTCGACCGGCATCGCCACGCCGACGCTGGATGCGCGCGTCGCCGGCAAGCTCGGACTGCGAACGGATGTGTCGCGCGTGCCGGTGTTTGGCCTCGGCTGCGCCGGCGGCGTGTCGGGCCTGTCGATCGCATCGAGGCTGGCGGAAGCGCGACCGGGTGCCAACGTGCTGCTGGTCGCGCTCGAGCTCTGCACGCTCGCGGTCCGGCACGACGAACTCACCAAGGCGAATATCGTGGCGGCCAGCCTGTTCGGCGATGGCGCCGCCGCGATCGTGCTACGCGCCGGAGACGGTGGTGCGACGCGGATCGAGGCGTCCGGCGAAAAGCTGTGGCCAGACACGCTCGACATCATGGGCTGGACGGTCGATCCGGAAGGATTCGGCGTCGTCTTTCAGCGCACCATTCCGGATTTTGTCCGCGACAACCTCGGGCCGGCCGTTGCCGAAATTCTGACGCGGATGCAGCTGACGGCCGGCGATATCGACCGCTTCCTCTGCCATCCCGGCGGCACCAAGGTCATCGCCGCGCTGGAGCGCGCGCTTGCGCTCGATCAGGGCACGCTCGACCACGAACGCGAGGTCATCGCTGCTTGCGGCAACATGTCGGCCCCGACGGCTCTCTTTGTCCTCGAACGCGCCCGCGCCAAGGGATTGCCGCCACGCTCGCTGCTCACGGCGCTCGGGCCCGGCTTCACGCTCAGCTGCGTTGCGCTCAGGCACGCGGCGTGA
- a CDS encoding isoprenylcysteine carboxyl methyltransferase family protein: MSFASIILALVTLQRLGELVLAHRNTARLLARGAIEVGANHYPLIVLVHAGWLIALWIWGRDQDVNLAALAAFLLLQGLRLWVLAALGPRWTTRIIVLPGAPLVASGPYRLFPHPNYAVVVGEIALLPFALHLPVLALIFTVLNLAVLAIRIRAESRALSVSGWPRPRSP, encoded by the coding sequence GTGAGCTTCGCGTCGATCATCCTTGCGCTGGTCACGCTGCAGCGTCTCGGCGAGCTCGTGCTCGCGCATCGCAACACGGCGCGACTGCTGGCGCGAGGCGCGATCGAGGTCGGCGCCAATCACTACCCGCTCATCGTGCTGGTTCACGCCGGCTGGCTGATCGCGCTGTGGATCTGGGGCCGCGACCAGGATGTCAATCTGGCCGCGCTCGCGGCCTTTCTGCTGCTGCAAGGCCTGCGGCTGTGGGTGCTCGCCGCGCTCGGGCCGCGATGGACCACGCGGATCATCGTGCTGCCGGGCGCGCCGCTGGTCGCGTCCGGGCCTTACCGGCTTTTCCCGCATCCAAACTATGCCGTCGTCGTCGGTGAAATCGCGCTGCTGCCGTTCGCACTGCATCTGCCGGTGCTGGCGCTGATCTTCACCGTCCTCAATCTCGCGGTGCTTGCCATCCGGATTCGCGCCGAGAGCCGCGCGCTCTCCGTGTCCGGCTGGCCGCGCCCACGCTCGCCATGA
- a CDS encoding DHA2 family efflux MFS transporter permease subunit, giving the protein MCLGMFMAILDIQVVATSLPTIQRALAISPAAMSWIQTAYLIAEVIAIPLTGLFTHALSLRWLFVIAVSLFTVASIGCAFSGGFAVLLVFRVLQGFSGGVLIPAVFSAVFILFPARLHAVATTIGGVVAVLAPTIGPVVGGWITQTWSWPWLFLINVVPGVIAASVTSLLLPRDAVHLRVLSRLDKWSLVLLAAALASFMIGLKEAPQRGWLSMLCVSLLIGSIVGMALLIRRTLRAAYPIAQLNLFRRRSFAVGCALSFCLGIGLYGSTYLMPVFLGFVRRHDAFEIGTIMLVTGVAQLIAAPLAAILESRIGARWLTGAGFALFALGLGLSAFQPRTADFGEMFWPQVVRGVAIMFCLLPPTRIALGALPEAEVADASGLFNLMRNLGGAIGIALIDTILYGRSSIYGEDFRARLLAGDVTAAQAIGLDPKLLIDRPPGPPDEATIAFIRPLVERASLALTVNEAWAMLACVAIIGLLLVPLARDRVPASLPVPADPA; this is encoded by the coding sequence ATGTGCCTCGGCATGTTCATGGCGATCCTCGACATCCAGGTCGTCGCGACCTCGTTGCCGACGATCCAACGCGCGCTTGCGATCTCGCCGGCGGCGATGAGCTGGATCCAGACCGCCTATCTGATCGCGGAGGTGATCGCTATCCCGCTGACCGGATTGTTCACGCATGCGCTGTCGTTGCGATGGCTGTTTGTCATCGCCGTCAGCCTGTTCACGGTCGCGTCGATCGGCTGCGCCTTCAGCGGCGGTTTCGCCGTGCTGCTGGTATTTCGCGTGCTGCAGGGATTTTCCGGCGGCGTGCTGATCCCCGCGGTGTTCTCCGCCGTGTTCATCCTGTTCCCGGCGCGCCTTCACGCGGTGGCCACCACGATCGGCGGCGTCGTCGCGGTGCTTGCACCGACCATTGGACCCGTCGTCGGCGGCTGGATCACGCAGACCTGGTCATGGCCGTGGCTGTTCCTGATCAATGTTGTCCCCGGAGTAATTGCGGCCTCCGTCACATCGTTGCTGCTTCCGAGGGACGCTGTGCATCTGCGGGTGCTCTCCAGGCTGGACAAATGGTCGCTCGTGCTGCTCGCGGCCGCACTCGCAAGCTTCATGATTGGCCTGAAGGAAGCGCCGCAACGCGGCTGGCTCTCGATGCTTTGCGTCAGCTTGCTGATCGGAAGCATCGTCGGGATGGCGCTGCTGATCCGGCGCACGCTCCGCGCGGCATATCCGATTGCGCAATTGAACCTGTTCAGGCGGCGTTCGTTCGCGGTCGGTTGCGCCCTGAGCTTCTGCCTCGGCATCGGCCTGTATGGATCGACCTATCTGATGCCGGTGTTTCTCGGCTTCGTTCGCCGCCATGATGCCTTCGAGATCGGCACGATCATGCTGGTCACCGGAGTTGCGCAGCTGATCGCAGCGCCGCTCGCGGCAATCCTCGAGAGCCGCATCGGCGCGCGGTGGTTGACCGGTGCGGGCTTCGCCTTGTTCGCGCTCGGTCTCGGCCTCAGCGCGTTTCAGCCCCGCACGGCGGATTTCGGCGAGATGTTCTGGCCGCAGGTCGTGCGCGGCGTCGCGATCATGTTCTGCCTGCTGCCGCCGACGCGCATTGCGTTGGGCGCGCTGCCGGAGGCGGAGGTTGCCGACGCCAGCGGACTGTTCAACCTGATGCGCAATCTCGGCGGCGCAATCGGGATCGCCCTGATCGACACCATCCTCTACGGCCGAAGCTCGATCTACGGCGAGGATTTCCGTGCGCGCCTGCTGGCCGGCGATGTCACCGCGGCGCAGGCGATCGGGCTCGATCCAAAATTGCTGATCGACCGTCCGCCGGGGCCACCGGATGAAGCGACAATCGCGTTCATCCGGCCGTTGGTCGAGCGGGCATCGCTCGCGCTCACCGTCAACGAGGCATGGGCGATGCTCGCCTGCGTGGCGATCATTGGGCTGCTGCTGGTGCCACTGGCGCGCGATCGGGTGCCGGCATCGCTGCCGGTGCCGGCAGATCCGGCCTAG
- a CDS encoding sulfate transporter family protein produces the protein MLDAAVKALSQILSPPMRTILWRSIGLALVLITVLAIGLQRLLSWFADTGEVWAEGMLGPNFHSTLHVLSWIISISAGLGVVLGGIFLMPAITSLVASLFVDDVADHVEREHYPADHPGTALPVTIATIEGVKTALLTILVYLVALPFVLFAGAGFIIFFIATAWLLGREYFELAAMRFRSPDDAKAMRKENAATVFTAGLFIAAFVSIPIVNLATPLFGMAFMVHMYKRLSGPRREVIEPARRSNVPSV, from the coding sequence ATGTTGGACGCCGCCGTCAAGGCGCTTTCGCAAATCCTGTCGCCGCCAATGCGCACGATCCTGTGGCGTTCGATCGGGCTTGCGCTGGTGCTGATCACCGTGCTGGCGATCGGCTTGCAGCGGCTATTGAGCTGGTTTGCCGACACTGGCGAGGTCTGGGCCGAAGGCATGCTCGGCCCCAACTTCCATTCCACGCTGCACGTGCTGTCCTGGATCATCTCGATCTCGGCAGGCCTTGGCGTCGTGCTCGGCGGCATCTTCCTGATGCCCGCGATCACCTCGCTGGTTGCGAGCTTGTTTGTCGACGACGTCGCCGACCATGTCGAGCGCGAGCACTATCCGGCCGACCATCCCGGCACGGCGCTGCCGGTCACAATCGCCACGATCGAGGGCGTCAAGACGGCGCTGCTGACGATTTTGGTCTACCTGGTCGCGCTGCCGTTCGTGCTGTTCGCGGGCGCGGGCTTCATCATCTTCTTCATCGCGACCGCCTGGCTGCTCGGCCGCGAATATTTCGAGCTCGCGGCGATGCGGTTCCGCTCGCCTGATGACGCCAAGGCGATGCGCAAGGAGAATGCGGCGACCGTGTTCACCGCCGGCCTGTTCATCGCGGCCTTCGTCTCGATCCCGATCGTCAATCTGGCGACGCCGCTGTTCGGCATGGCGTTCATGGTGCACATGTACAAGCGGCTGTCAGGTCCCCGGCGCGAGGTGATCGAGCCGGCGCGGCGAAGCAACGTGCCCTCGGTCTAG
- a CDS encoding MFS transporter encodes MSAVELGSVADLAKTTAGPDGISRRLEALPTSAYVWRLVILLSLGGCFEIYDLFFTGYIAPGLARSGLMTTTTQAFFGFSGIGAFVAATFAGLFIGTFCLGFLADRYGRKAVFTYSLLFYSAASIIMACQTTPGGLLLWRFVAGIGIGIEIITIDAYITELVPSWMRGRAFAINQAVMLSAVPIVAALAWWLVPLTPHGIDGWRWVVLIGAAASMVIWVLRLYVPESPLWLARHGRVAEAERIMRTLEASSGAAAPRPAPTVTMVPARAPVRTGYADLFRPPYASLVVLFMIFNFCQAFGVYGFSNWVPALLVEKGINVTKSLQYSFIIAFAYPLAPLLAATFADRFERKWIICGAAAAISVFGLAFAQLTEPVLLIASGVLVTGANMTLSYAYHAYQTEVFPTAIRARAAGLVYSMSRLSATFSGFIVAFMLKEAGVSGVFGLITAAMLIVIIAVGVWGPNVRGKPLDA; translated from the coding sequence ATGAGCGCCGTCGAACTCGGCTCGGTTGCCGATCTCGCCAAAACGACAGCCGGGCCCGACGGGATTTCGCGGCGGCTCGAGGCGCTGCCCACCTCCGCCTATGTCTGGCGGCTGGTGATCCTGCTCTCGCTCGGCGGCTGCTTCGAGATCTATGATCTGTTCTTCACCGGCTACATCGCGCCGGGCCTCGCCCGCAGCGGGCTGATGACCACGACGACGCAGGCCTTCTTCGGCTTCTCCGGCATCGGCGCCTTCGTCGCCGCGACCTTCGCCGGCCTCTTCATCGGCACCTTCTGCCTCGGCTTCCTCGCCGATCGTTACGGTCGCAAGGCCGTCTTCACCTATTCCCTGCTGTTCTACAGCGCGGCCTCGATCATCATGGCGTGCCAGACCACGCCTGGCGGCCTCTTGCTGTGGCGCTTCGTCGCCGGAATCGGCATCGGCATCGAGATCATCACCATCGATGCCTACATCACCGAGCTGGTGCCGAGCTGGATGCGCGGCCGGGCCTTTGCGATCAACCAGGCGGTGATGCTGTCGGCGGTGCCGATCGTCGCAGCACTTGCGTGGTGGCTGGTGCCGCTCACGCCGCACGGCATCGACGGCTGGCGCTGGGTGGTGCTGATCGGCGCGGCCGCCAGCATGGTGATCTGGGTGCTGCGGCTCTACGTGCCGGAAAGCCCGCTCTGGCTGGCCCGCCACGGCCGCGTTGCCGAGGCCGAGAGGATCATGCGAACGCTCGAGGCCTCATCGGGTGCGGCTGCTCCGCGCCCCGCCCCCACGGTCACGATGGTGCCGGCACGTGCGCCGGTCAGGACCGGCTACGCCGATTTGTTCAGGCCGCCTTACGCTTCGCTCGTCGTGCTGTTCATGATCTTCAATTTCTGTCAGGCGTTCGGCGTCTACGGCTTTTCCAACTGGGTTCCGGCGCTGCTGGTCGAGAAGGGCATCAACGTCACCAAGAGCCTGCAATATTCCTTCATCATCGCGTTCGCCTATCCGCTGGCACCGCTGTTGGCCGCAACCTTTGCCGATCGCTTCGAGCGCAAATGGATCATCTGCGGCGCGGCTGCCGCGATCTCGGTGTTCGGCCTCGCGTTCGCGCAGCTCACCGAGCCGGTGCTGCTGATCGCCAGCGGCGTGCTGGTGACCGGCGCCAACATGACCCTGTCCTACGCCTATCACGCCTATCAGACCGAGGTATTCCCGACCGCGATCCGGGCCCGCGCCGCGGGGCTGGTCTATTCGATGAGCCGGCTCAGCGCGACCTTCTCCGGCTTCATCGTGGCGTTCATGTTGAAGGAGGCCGGCGTCAGCGGGGTGTTCGGCCTGATCACCGCGGCGATGCTCATCGTGATCATTGCTGTCGGTGTCTGGGGACCGAACGTCCGCGGCAAGCCGCTCGACGCCTGA
- a CDS encoding LysR family transcriptional regulator, with product MDSRQLRYFIAVYEQRNLSRAADQANVAQSALSHHIANLEAEFATPLFERKPRGMEPTAAGERLYEHARIILRAMAAAEREIKEGGSEIAGDISIGMANSGMKAIGVPLMRTVLTKYPNLKLALTESLSGATLLHLMSSEVDLALVYNPPSEKDLIAEPVLEEQMFCVGTEKLIGKKRPITFEQVAQLPLILLRHGLSARALLDDPVPLKRLEANAILHLNSTSGMIGALTAGLGCTIATTHFVREPLQAGALVAREVIEPKLNRTLYLCRLRNRPMTYVMEEMCRLIRSLIAEQVGRGAWEATLLI from the coding sequence ATGGATTCCCGCCAGCTTCGCTATTTCATCGCGGTTTACGAGCAGCGCAACCTGTCGCGGGCGGCGGACCAGGCCAATGTCGCGCAGTCCGCGCTGAGCCATCACATCGCCAATCTCGAGGCGGAATTTGCCACGCCGCTGTTTGAGCGCAAGCCGCGCGGCATGGAACCGACCGCGGCGGGCGAGCGGCTCTATGAGCACGCCCGCATCATCCTGCGCGCGATGGCGGCGGCCGAGCGCGAGATCAAGGAGGGCGGCAGCGAGATCGCCGGCGACATCTCGATCGGCATGGCCAATTCCGGGATGAAGGCAATCGGCGTGCCGTTGATGCGGACGGTGCTGACGAAGTATCCGAACCTGAAGCTGGCGCTGACCGAAAGTCTCTCCGGCGCGACACTGCTGCATTTGATGAGCTCGGAGGTCGACCTGGCGCTGGTCTACAATCCGCCCTCGGAAAAGGACCTGATCGCCGAGCCGGTGCTGGAGGAGCAGATGTTCTGCGTCGGCACCGAGAAATTGATCGGCAAGAAAAGACCGATCACGTTCGAGCAGGTTGCGCAACTGCCGCTGATCCTGCTCCGGCACGGGCTGTCGGCCCGCGCCCTGCTGGACGACCCCGTGCCGCTGAAGCGGCTGGAGGCCAACGCCATCCTGCATCTCAATTCAACCAGCGGCATGATCGGCGCCCTGACCGCGGGCCTCGGCTGCACCATCGCGACGACGCACTTCGTGAGAGAGCCGTTGCAGGCAGGGGCGCTGGTCGCACGCGAGGTGATCGAACCCAAGCTGAACCGCACGCTCTATCTGTGCCGCCTGCGCAACCGGCCGATGACCTATGTCATGGAGGAAATGTGCCGGCTGATCCGCTCCCTGATCGCCGAACAGGTCGGCCGTGGCGCGTGGGAGGCGACGCTCCTGATCTAA
- a CDS encoding CaiB/BaiF CoA transferase family protein, with amino-acid sequence MTGSGLPLEGVRVVEMTHMVMGPTCGMILAQLGAEVIKVEPPAGDKTRSLGGMGVSFFPLFNRGKRSVVLDFAKPEDRDTMHRLLASADVFLENFRDGQLDKQGLGADELRAKYPQLIIAGHKGFLSGPYDHRPALDEVVQMMSGLAAMTGTRDKPQRVGSSANDIMGGMFGVISILAALYQKRGGNRNGADIRIGLFENCLFLVAQHMVEYEMTGRKPRSMPEREHAWPIYDIFDAAGGDRIFIGVVTEGHWQSFCREFGLTEFADDPTLRSTTDRIMARDRIIPRVAEVIKGWNVADLSARLDALNICFSPINRPEDLLQDPHVLRPGGLVNNVNADGKPFRVPALPVEWNGSNIGEGLRVPVLGADTDAVRAELAQQKISSTGNAA; translated from the coding sequence ATGACCGGGAGCGGACTGCCGCTGGAGGGCGTGAGGGTCGTCGAGATGACCCACATGGTGATGGGGCCGACCTGCGGGATGATCCTGGCGCAACTCGGCGCCGAGGTGATCAAGGTCGAGCCTCCCGCCGGCGACAAGACCCGCTCGCTCGGCGGCATGGGCGTGTCGTTCTTCCCGCTGTTCAACCGCGGCAAGCGCAGCGTGGTGCTGGATTTCGCCAAGCCCGAGGACCGCGACACGATGCACCGGCTGCTCGCTAGCGCCGACGTGTTCCTGGAGAACTTTCGCGACGGCCAGCTCGACAAGCAGGGCCTCGGCGCCGATGAGTTGCGCGCGAAATATCCGCAGCTGATTATCGCCGGCCACAAGGGCTTTCTGTCGGGCCCTTACGATCATCGCCCGGCGCTGGATGAGGTCGTGCAGATGATGTCGGGCCTCGCGGCGATGACCGGCACACGCGACAAGCCGCAGCGCGTCGGTTCCTCCGCCAACGACATCATGGGCGGTATGTTCGGGGTGATCTCGATCCTGGCCGCGCTCTACCAGAAGCGGGGCGGCAACAGGAACGGCGCGGATATTCGCATCGGCCTGTTCGAGAACTGCCTGTTCCTGGTCGCCCAGCACATGGTCGAGTACGAGATGACCGGGCGCAAGCCGCGCTCGATGCCGGAGCGCGAGCATGCCTGGCCGATCTACGACATCTTCGATGCCGCCGGCGGCGATCGCATCTTCATCGGGGTCGTCACAGAAGGCCATTGGCAGAGTTTTTGCCGCGAGTTTGGCCTGACGGAATTCGCCGACGATCCGACGCTGCGCTCCACCACGGACCGCATCATGGCGCGCGACCGAATCATTCCGCGTGTCGCCGAGGTGATCAAAGGCTGGAACGTGGCTGATCTGTCGGCCAGGCTCGACGCGCTCAACATCTGCTTCTCGCCGATCAATCGGCCCGAAGATTTGTTGCAGGACCCGCACGTGCTGCGGCCCGGCGGGCTCGTCAACAATGTGAACGCCGACGGCAAGCCGTTCCGCGTCCCCGCATTGCCGGTCGAATGGAACGGCAGCAATATCGGCGAAGGATTGAGAGTGCCGGTGCTTGGCGCCGACACCGACGCGGTGCGCGCCGAGCTGGCACAACAGAAGATTTCATCAACCGGAAACGCTGCGTGA
- a CDS encoding hydroxymethylglutaryl-CoA lyase has translation MTRVQDIYPNDKVTLREVGLRDGLQLVKTFPSTAAKQRWVRDEYAAGVRHFEVGSFLPARTFPQFVDVRDVVATIAALPGAHGVALALNERGVNEALASGVAEIASVVSATEEHSQANANRSRESAIENIKRLCELRDASAHRPVVNAAISMALGCSIVGAVDPREVLRLTEKLYEAGVDMVAIADTVGYAGPKQVGELTRGAVKIAGSKPVCVHLHDTRGMGIANASAALDEGARVLDGSLGGLGGCPFAPGATGNVVFEDLVFLCESKGFPTGIDLDRLVAVRAILKSEMPGEALYGGLARAGLPSGTKARAA, from the coding sequence ATGACCCGCGTCCAAGATATCTATCCCAACGACAAGGTAACCTTGCGCGAAGTCGGCCTGCGCGACGGTCTGCAGCTCGTGAAGACGTTCCCGTCGACCGCGGCGAAGCAGCGCTGGGTGCGCGACGAATATGCCGCGGGCGTCCGGCATTTCGAGGTCGGCTCGTTCCTGCCGGCAAGAACCTTTCCGCAGTTCGTCGATGTCCGCGACGTCGTCGCGACCATTGCCGCGCTGCCCGGCGCGCATGGCGTCGCGCTGGCGCTGAACGAGCGCGGCGTCAACGAGGCGCTGGCCTCCGGCGTCGCCGAGATCGCCTCCGTGGTGTCGGCGACCGAGGAGCACAGCCAGGCCAATGCCAACCGCTCGCGCGAATCCGCGATCGAGAACATCAAGCGGCTCTGCGAGCTGCGCGACGCCAGCGCGCACAGGCCGGTGGTCAATGCCGCGATCTCGATGGCGCTGGGCTGCTCGATCGTCGGTGCCGTCGATCCCAGGGAAGTGCTGCGCCTCACCGAGAAGCTCTACGAGGCCGGCGTCGACATGGTCGCGATCGCCGATACCGTCGGCTATGCCGGGCCGAAGCAGGTCGGCGAGCTGACGCGGGGGGCGGTGAAGATCGCCGGATCGAAGCCGGTCTGCGTCCACCTGCATGACACCCGCGGCATGGGCATCGCCAACGCCTCCGCCGCGCTCGACGAAGGCGCCCGCGTGCTCGACGGTTCGCTCGGCGGCCTCGGCGGCTGCCCGTTCGCACCGGGCGCCACCGGCAACGTCGTGTTCGAGGATCTCGTCTTCCTCTGCGAGAGCAAGGGATTTCCGACCGGTATCGACCTCGACCGGCTGGTCGCGGTACGCGCGATCCTGAAATCCGAGATGCCGGGCGAAGCGCTCTATGGCGGCCTCGCCCGCGCCGGCCTCCCGAGCGGCACCAAGGCGAGGGCGGCGTGA
- the nikR gene encoding nickel-responsive transcriptional regulator NikR, which produces MQRITITIEDDLLAEIDAAAAARGYQNRSEIMRDLARAGLQQSAEEAPSGQCVAALVYVYDHAARDLSKRLVQNFHGHHDLSLATLHVHLDDDSCMEVTALKGASGEVRHLADHVIAERGVRYGRVVMIPTAADKKPRKRGHRHTHD; this is translated from the coding sequence ATGCAACGCATCACCATCACCATCGAGGATGATCTGCTCGCGGAGATCGACGCCGCCGCCGCGGCGCGCGGCTATCAGAACCGCTCCGAGATTATGCGCGACCTGGCGCGCGCCGGCCTACAGCAGAGCGCGGAGGAAGCGCCGTCAGGGCAATGCGTCGCGGCGCTGGTCTATGTCTATGATCACGCCGCGCGCGATCTGTCGAAGCGGCTCGTGCAGAATTTTCACGGCCATCACGACCTGTCGCTGGCGACGCTGCATGTCCATCTCGACGACGACAGCTGCATGGAGGTGACGGCGCTGAAGGGCGCCAGCGGCGAGGTCCGGCATCTCGCCGACCACGTCATCGCCGAACGCGGCGTGCGTTACGGCCGCGTCGTAATGATCCCGACCGCGGCGGACAAGAAGCCGCGCAAGCGTGGACATCGGCACACGCATGATTGA